A single genomic interval of Chitinophaga sp. 180180018-3 harbors:
- a CDS encoding NUDIX domain-containing protein, translating to MQNTKPTGVIIARFQTPSLHEGHLELIRQVKQKHNRVLIILGVSPVRGSRKNPLDYYTRERMIKQQFPEIVVLPLSDQKSDRVWSQKLDELLHTNFPHETFLLYGSRNSFMDTYSGKYTTEALPPVKDYNATALREAVSDKVFDTEEFRAGIIYNTYNLFPSVYATVDIALFRNNRKEILLGRKPAETTWRLPGGFSDPTDDNFEMAAARELKEECGDVETSHMEYVASLRVNDWRYRDEVNKIITTLFCTDLVYGEPSAGDDLAEVRWVLLADIPALTAKGEINDTHIPLLAKLTEKYSN from the coding sequence ATGCAAAACACAAAGCCCACAGGCGTAATTATAGCCCGCTTTCAGACACCTTCCCTTCACGAAGGGCATCTGGAACTGATCAGGCAGGTGAAACAGAAACACAACCGTGTGCTCATCATTCTCGGAGTGAGCCCTGTAAGAGGCAGCAGAAAGAATCCGCTGGATTATTATACCCGGGAAAGGATGATCAAGCAACAGTTCCCGGAAATAGTAGTACTGCCACTGAGCGATCAGAAAAGCGACCGGGTATGGTCTCAGAAACTGGATGAGCTCCTGCATACAAATTTCCCTCATGAAACGTTCCTGCTTTACGGCAGCCGCAACAGCTTCATGGATACTTATTCCGGAAAATATACCACCGAAGCATTGCCTCCCGTGAAAGACTATAATGCCACCGCACTGCGGGAAGCAGTATCCGATAAAGTATTTGATACAGAAGAATTCAGGGCTGGTATTATCTACAATACTTATAATCTCTTTCCATCTGTATACGCTACAGTAGACATTGCATTGTTCCGTAACAACAGGAAAGAAATACTCCTCGGTCGTAAGCCAGCCGAAACTACCTGGCGGTTGCCTGGCGGATTTTCCGACCCAACCGATGACAATTTCGAAATGGCCGCGGCCAGGGAGTTAAAAGAAGAATGTGGCGATGTGGAAACAAGTCATATGGAATACGTGGCTTCTCTCCGGGTAAACGACTGGCGGTATCGCGATGAAGTAAACAAAATCATCACAACGCTGTTCTGTACCGACCTGGTGTATGGAGAACCCAGCGCAGGCGACGACCTGGCTGAAGTCCGCTGGGTATTGCTGGCTGATATTCCTGCACTCACCGCCAAAGGAGAAATCAACGATACACATATTCCGCTACTGGCGAAACTGACTGAAAAATATTCTAACTAA
- a CDS encoding NUDIX domain-containing protein, translating to MPIVQHIRLTVDAVVFGYIPKEGIVVLLIKRTIEPYLHSWALPGGFVLDDEDLESAVTRELLTEAGVNINYLEQLYTFGQPPRDPRGRVVSVAYFGLVNPTNFKLAASSDAEDAKWFNIKELPSLAFDHADIIDIAVQRLRNKIRYEPIGFELLDKKFPIADLEKLYETLLDRPIDRRNFQKKINHLGILVAHNEKQKQVSQGRPAKLFSFDEERYFKLKKEGMVFEI from the coding sequence TTGCCAATCGTACAACACATCAGACTTACCGTAGATGCGGTGGTTTTTGGATATATTCCTAAAGAGGGTATAGTGGTACTGCTCATCAAACGTACCATAGAACCTTACCTGCACAGCTGGGCGCTGCCCGGAGGATTTGTGCTCGATGATGAAGACCTGGAATCAGCTGTTACCCGGGAACTGCTTACCGAAGCAGGCGTTAATATCAATTATCTCGAACAATTATACACTTTCGGTCAGCCTCCCCGCGATCCACGCGGCAGGGTAGTATCTGTAGCCTATTTCGGTCTTGTAAATCCAACTAACTTCAAACTGGCCGCCAGCTCCGACGCAGAAGATGCCAAATGGTTCAACATCAAGGAACTCCCTTCCCTGGCCTTTGACCATGCCGATATCATCGATATCGCCGTGCAACGCCTGCGTAACAAAATCCGCTACGAACCTATCGGCTTCGAACTGCTGGATAAAAAATTCCCGATTGCCGATCTGGAAAAACTGTATGAAACCCTGCTCGACCGGCCGATCGACCGCCGCAACTTCCAGAAAAAAATCAATCACCTCGGCATACTCGTGGCGCATAACGAAAAACAAAAACAGGTGTCGCAAGGACGGCCCGCCAAACTCTTCAGCTTCGATGAAGAACGCTACTTCAAACTGAAAAAAGAAGGAATGGTATTCGAAATATAG
- a CDS encoding nuclear transport factor 2 family protein produces MEEKLALIYRYFQLLERFSADREEFASIFHPNIIQTEYPNQLSNDIKQRNFEVMLESMTTNRIILKSQHFSVLKVVESGNTLVVEAKWTGEIGVDAGQFRRGQIMKAFICTIIEFRDGKIYRQRNYDCYEH; encoded by the coding sequence ATGGAAGAGAAACTGGCCCTCATATACCGGTATTTTCAGTTGCTGGAGAGATTTTCGGCAGATCGTGAAGAATTTGCCAGCATCTTCCATCCTAATATTATTCAGACGGAATATCCAAATCAACTCTCGAATGATATTAAACAAAGGAACTTTGAAGTGATGCTGGAAAGCATGACTACCAATAGGATAATTTTGAAATCCCAGCACTTCAGTGTGCTGAAGGTGGTAGAATCAGGTAATACCCTGGTAGTGGAAGCCAAATGGACCGGGGAAATAGGCGTAGATGCAGGCCAGTTCCGCCGCGGGCAAATCATGAAAGCCTTCATCTGCACCATTATCGAGTTCCGTGACGGAAAGATCTACCGCCAACGCAATTATGATTGCTATGAACATTAA
- a CDS encoding M28 family peptidase: MKKTTWLLPLVIVTMHAYAQKKEDRRTLNNLQSHINYLSSDKVAGRSTGAPGEQLAAAYISSQLKQSGLTPGGDDGFLQTFTIKETREPSSNCQMTIDDTGLTPGKQFIPLPFSAEKTASGEAMAGVTEPDNIWLINVAEMEPDGHKSPVEQYLHQAQVAEKSGATGVVFYNGKESIATVSQWLDQRPKTTGIPAVWVSQDISKKLAADDASQFKFHLQVAFNAVKRNGTNVVGLINNKAHRTIIIGAHYDHPGWGNKNSGDDNASAAAALLELARMLSGSRFHNNNYIIIAFSGKEQGLYGSKYFASHSPVDLSEVNYMINMDGIGHLSPGKALQVGGTGTSPGWATVLQQASVKDLPVVYDSSGINTADHVSFYQKNIPVLYFCSDTNITDNSVNNEGTLGVLKLVYNIIDKTNNKDKLAFTSIQ; the protein is encoded by the coding sequence GTGAAAAAGACAACCTGGCTGTTACCATTGGTAATTGTTACCATGCATGCTTATGCGCAGAAAAAGGAAGATCGAAGAACCTTAAACAACCTGCAATCGCACATCAACTACCTGAGCAGCGATAAAGTGGCCGGCCGCAGCACGGGAGCTCCCGGCGAACAACTGGCTGCTGCCTATATTTCTTCCCAGTTGAAACAATCCGGCTTAACGCCAGGAGGCGATGACGGTTTTCTGCAAACTTTTACCATTAAGGAAACCCGGGAACCCTCTTCCAACTGTCAGATGACAATCGACGATACCGGGCTCACCCCTGGTAAACAGTTCATTCCACTTCCATTCAGTGCCGAAAAAACCGCCAGCGGTGAAGCCATGGCTGGTGTCACGGAACCGGATAACATCTGGCTGATCAATGTGGCGGAAATGGAACCTGATGGCCATAAAAGCCCCGTAGAGCAGTACCTGCACCAGGCACAGGTAGCCGAAAAATCCGGTGCCACAGGCGTCGTGTTTTATAACGGAAAAGAATCCATCGCCACCGTTTCCCAATGGCTCGATCAACGCCCGAAAACCACGGGGATACCAGCCGTTTGGGTCAGTCAGGATATCAGCAAAAAGCTGGCAGCAGACGATGCCAGTCAATTTAAATTCCATCTGCAGGTTGCCTTTAACGCCGTTAAACGTAATGGCACCAATGTAGTAGGTCTTATTAATAACAAGGCTCACAGAACAATCATTATCGGCGCTCATTACGACCATCCGGGCTGGGGCAATAAAAACTCCGGCGATGATAACGCCAGCGCTGCCGCCGCACTACTGGAACTGGCCAGAATGCTCTCCGGTTCCCGGTTTCACAACAACAACTACATCATTATCGCCTTCTCCGGTAAGGAACAGGGCCTGTATGGTTCTAAATATTTCGCTTCCCACAGCCCCGTAGATCTTTCCGAGGTAAACTATATGATCAATATGGATGGCATCGGTCACCTCAGTCCGGGCAAAGCCCTCCAGGTGGGTGGCACCGGCACTTCCCCCGGATGGGCCACCGTTCTCCAGCAAGCCTCCGTTAAAGACCTGCCCGTGGTATACGACTCCAGCGGCATCAATACCGCCGATCATGTGTCTTTCTACCAAAAAAATATTCCGGTGCTCTACTTCTGCAGCGACACCAACATCACCGATAACAGTGTCAACAATGAAGGAACCCTCGGCGTACTCAAACTGGTTTACAACATCATCGATAAAACCAATAACAAGGATAAACTCGCCTTTACCAGCATCCAGTAA
- the gcvT gene encoding glycine cleavage system aminomethyltransferase GcvT, whose product MKNTPFTEKHIALGAKMAPFAGYNMPISYTGINDEHQAVRTNAGVFDVSHMGEFMLKGENALDLIQRVTSNDASKLTAGKAQYSCLPNNEGGIVDDLLVYCIEENKVYMLVVNASNIEKDWNWISAHNTQGVEMHNISDKTCLLAIQGPNATSMLQPLTEVDLVNMKYYTFAKGTFAGVPNVLISATGYTGAGGIEIYFEDKDGAADKIWDALFATGGPKGLKPIGLGARDTLRLEMGFCLYGNDIDDTTSPMEAGLGWITKFTKPFTSSEIFAKQKAEGVTKKLVGFEMVDKGIPRHDYEIKDAAGNVIGKVTSGTQSPSLQKAVGLGYVQTAFAAQDTEIFIVVRDKSLKAKVVKVPFLG is encoded by the coding sequence ATGAAAAACACGCCTTTTACTGAGAAACACATTGCGCTGGGTGCCAAGATGGCTCCTTTTGCGGGTTACAACATGCCTATTTCCTACACAGGTATCAACGATGAGCACCAGGCGGTGCGTACAAATGCCGGTGTGTTTGATGTAAGCCACATGGGTGAATTTATGCTAAAAGGCGAAAACGCCCTGGACCTGATTCAGCGTGTTACCAGCAACGATGCCTCCAAACTTACTGCCGGTAAAGCCCAGTACAGCTGCCTCCCTAATAACGAAGGCGGTATTGTAGACGACCTCCTGGTATACTGCATTGAAGAAAACAAGGTATACATGCTGGTGGTAAATGCCAGCAATATTGAAAAAGACTGGAACTGGATCAGCGCACACAACACCCAGGGAGTGGAAATGCACAATATTTCCGACAAAACCTGTTTGCTGGCTATCCAGGGACCCAATGCCACCAGTATGCTGCAGCCGCTCACGGAGGTAGATCTGGTGAATATGAAATACTACACTTTCGCCAAAGGCACCTTTGCAGGTGTACCTAATGTACTGATCAGTGCAACTGGTTATACCGGTGCCGGTGGCATAGAAATATATTTTGAAGATAAAGATGGTGCAGCGGATAAGATCTGGGATGCGCTCTTCGCGACAGGTGGTCCTAAAGGCCTGAAGCCGATCGGTTTAGGCGCAAGAGACACGCTTCGCCTGGAAATGGGCTTCTGTTTGTACGGGAATGATATCGATGATACTACTTCCCCGATGGAAGCTGGTTTGGGCTGGATCACCAAATTCACCAAGCCATTTACTTCCAGCGAAATATTTGCAAAACAGAAAGCAGAAGGGGTGACAAAGAAACTGGTTGGTTTTGAGATGGTGGACAAGGGTATTCCGCGCCACGATTACGAAATCAAAGATGCAGCCGGTAATGTGATCGGCAAGGTAACCTCCGGTACACAGTCGCCTTCCCTCCAGAAAGCGGTGGGCCTGGGCTATGTACAAACAGCTTTTGCTGCACAGGATACCGAAATCTTTATTGTGGTAAGGGATAAGTCGTTAAAAGCAAAAGTGGTAAAAGTACCTTTCCTGGGCTAG